The window CGGATTGGCGACTACGCGGTCACGATTTGTCGTGAAGCGGTTCAACTCACCAAGCCTCTCAACACGGGAGTTCGCCGCGAGGCCGAGCGATTGTCCAAGGATACCTTCCAGATGCTGCATCAAGCCCTTCAGGCTTTTCACGAGAGCAACGCCGATCTCGCGAGGGCGACGATGACCTACTCGGACCAGCTCGATCGCCGCTTCGACGTGGCTTTCGAGGCCCTGGTAGAGGAGGGCGACGAACGAACGCGCCCCATCCGGGATCTGTTCGAGACGCTGGTCATTTTCAACCGTCTCGAGAGGGTGGGCGATCAAGCCAAGAACATCTGCGAGGAGACGGTATTCGCGGTCACCGGGGAGACGAAGCAGCCGAAGATCTATCGCATTCTCTTTCTGGATCGCGCCAACGATTATCGCAGCCAGATGGCTGCTGCCATCGCGCGCAAGGCCTATCCCGAGAGCGGTCGGTACAAGAGCGCGGGCCTCGAGCCTGCCGCGAGACTGGACCCCGCTTTCGTCGAGTTCATGGAGCAGCAGGGGATGGACATGCAGGACCAAAAACCTCTGCCCATCGATTGGGTCCCTGAGGAATGGAGCAGCTTCCACGTGCTAGTGAGTCTGGAGGGCCCGGTCGAAACCTACGTTTCCGAAGTGCCGTTCCGCACGGTCGCTCTGGAGTGGGAAGCCGCCCCCGCCCCCGTCGCGGATGCGAGCGAGACCGAGCGGCGGGAGCGCTTCGAAGAAACGTTCCGCCTCATCGCTATCGAGGTGCGCGACCTGATGGAGACACTGCGAGGGGAGGAGGCATCCTGAGGATGGCCTCTCGGACCTCCGCGCCGGCGGTACGCTGGGAAGCCACCGACCAGC is drawn from Vicinamibacteria bacterium and contains these coding sequences:
- the phoU gene encoding phosphate signaling complex protein PhoU; amino-acid sequence: ADLKRIRDGVERVAERVEKALRDAMRALLILDKGLAYRTILGDLPINRSVQEIDRLCHQFVARHLPSAGHLRFISSVLRMNVELERIGDYAVTICREAVQLTKPLNTGVRREAERLSKDTFQMLHQALQAFHESNADLARATMTYSDQLDRRFDVAFEALVEEGDERTRPIRDLFETLVIFNRLERVGDQAKNICEETVFAVTGETKQPKIYRILFLDRANDYRSQMAAAIARKAYPESGRYKSAGLEPAARLDPAFVEFMEQQGMDMQDQKPLPIDWVPEEWSSFHVLVSLEGPVETYVSEVPFRTVALEWEAAPAPVADASETERRERFEETFRLIAIEVRDLMETLRGEEAS